One segment of Rhipicephalus sanguineus isolate Rsan-2018 chromosome 6, BIME_Rsan_1.4, whole genome shotgun sequence DNA contains the following:
- the LOC125758772 gene encoding uncharacterized protein LOC125758772, which translates to MSATIRSRVLPNSEGSRAAPEAARFRITAAVSCSTETSVRGPEFGWSESVSPAPAAAGVAEEDVAQDLPRAPTPHAAAARWGQPAGRGAGVTSRKHQAAGPGIIGKLRQVQLLGDVVHELQGVGTLARALIAAEATCTVICKD; encoded by the exons atgagcgctactattcgcagcagggtcttgccaaactccgagggcagcagag cggcacccgaggcggccagatttcggattaccgcggccgtGTCGTGCTCGACAGagacgagtgtgcgaggcccagagttcgggtggtctgaatcg gtgagccctgctccagctgctgctggtgtggctgaagaggatgtggcccaggatcttccccgtgccccaactc ctcatgccgcagctgcgagatgggggcaaccggcaggccgaggcgctggagttactagccgcaaacaccaggcggcagggccaggcatcattggaaagctgcgccaggttcagcttctcggtgacgtggtccacgaattgcaaggcgttggtaccctcgcccgggccctcattgcagcggaagccacctgcacagtgatttgtaaagactag